Proteins encoded in a region of the Isosphaeraceae bacterium EP7 genome:
- a CDS encoding c-type cytochrome: MPSRTSIFALVLALLTSAAGADDDLAKELPRIGSKTPAQALESFKLHPGFRLDEVAIEPAVTDPVAICYDADGRLYVVEMRGYPYPQKVATGNVRRLEDKDGDGRYETSTIFVDGLSWPTSVVPYDGGVFIAVAPDILYAKDADGDGVAEIKVKAFSGFGVDNVQALLNGLLWGNDGWIYGVAAGNGGEIVNHLKPGSKPVSVRGRDFRFKPDGSAFEAISGGGQFGHSFDDWYHRFTSGNSNHIRQIVLPSQYLEHNPALAAGAVIDDIAEDGPAAPVFRISQPEPWRIVRTRQRAADPVMSKRLPPSELAITGFFTSATGVTIYRGTAFDEPYRGNAFVGDVGGNLVHRKTLEKHGVEFLAKRADKGAEFLASTDNWFRPVNFANTPDGTLLILDMYRETIEHPFSIPEPIKKHLDLTSGHDIGRLYNLVPSGFKARTRPSLGKATVAELVATLSDRDAWWRETAQRLLIERRDPATVGLLRDGLAKVGTPLGLAHRLWTLDALGALTAADVRLAAGSASADLREQAARLVADHPQMAVELGEELSRLAADAEPMVRFQTAFALWKAVDGVALPALASIARAADGDRWVRAAVLSSVGGRPLAFLDTLKGSDGFLATPAGRAWVEEVAVLCGIENTKSDLDALLARYAGKQAPAGQADAVALGIGRGLQRSGGSLRAYLDGGSQALADLFDGAAGVVNSEAGEADRVRAIRLLALGSVNRAVETLTPLLDGRQPTSVQLAALQGLAGLPDERVAGAVIGHWKSLSPAVRGEAIEVLIARPDRVKALLDAVEASTIAATDLDAARRKQLLASTDPATRDRAAALLGKVVKSDRSKVVADFLPALTLTFDRAKGKGVFKVACSTCHRVEGVGAEVGPNLATVTGRSVEDLLGHILDPNREVAPQFVNYSVATTDGRVVTGLIAEESATTLTLKRAEGAVDLVPRAQIEEVTSTGLSLMPEGLEKGLTQQDFADLIGYVRGIQGPVPAATK, from the coding sequence ATGCCATCCCGCACCTCGATCTTCGCACTCGTGCTGGCGCTGCTCACCTCGGCCGCCGGCGCCGACGACGACCTGGCCAAGGAGCTGCCGCGAATCGGCTCGAAGACGCCGGCGCAGGCGCTCGAGTCCTTCAAGCTCCACCCGGGCTTCCGGCTCGACGAGGTGGCCATCGAGCCCGCCGTCACCGATCCGGTGGCCATCTGCTACGACGCCGATGGCCGGCTCTATGTCGTCGAGATGCGGGGCTACCCCTATCCCCAGAAGGTGGCGACGGGCAACGTCCGCCGGCTTGAAGATAAGGATGGCGACGGTCGATACGAGACCAGCACCATCTTCGTCGACGGTCTGTCGTGGCCGACCTCGGTCGTCCCCTACGACGGCGGCGTCTTCATCGCCGTGGCCCCTGACATCCTTTATGCGAAGGATGCCGACGGCGATGGCGTGGCCGAGATCAAGGTGAAGGCGTTCAGCGGCTTCGGCGTCGACAACGTCCAGGCCCTGCTCAACGGCCTGCTCTGGGGCAACGACGGCTGGATTTACGGGGTCGCGGCGGGCAACGGCGGCGAGATCGTCAACCACCTGAAGCCGGGCTCCAAGCCGGTCTCGGTTCGCGGTCGAGACTTCCGATTCAAGCCCGACGGCTCGGCCTTCGAGGCGATCTCCGGCGGGGGCCAGTTCGGCCACTCGTTCGACGACTGGTACCATCGGTTCACCTCCGGCAACTCGAACCACATCCGCCAGATCGTCCTCCCTTCCCAGTACCTCGAGCATAACCCGGCGCTTGCGGCCGGCGCGGTCATCGACGACATCGCCGAGGACGGCCCGGCGGCCCCCGTCTTCAGGATCAGCCAGCCCGAGCCCTGGCGGATCGTCAGGACCCGGCAACGCGCCGCCGACCCGGTCATGTCCAAGCGACTCCCCCCCAGCGAGTTGGCGATCACCGGCTTCTTCACCTCGGCCACTGGCGTGACCATCTACCGCGGGACCGCCTTCGACGAGCCCTATCGCGGCAACGCATTCGTCGGCGACGTGGGGGGGAATCTGGTCCACAGGAAGACCCTCGAGAAGCATGGGGTGGAATTCCTGGCGAAACGGGCCGACAAGGGGGCGGAGTTCCTCGCCTCCACCGACAACTGGTTCCGGCCCGTCAACTTCGCCAACACTCCCGACGGCACGCTCCTGATCCTGGACATGTACAGGGAAACGATCGAGCATCCGTTCTCGATTCCCGAGCCGATCAAGAAGCACCTCGACCTGACTAGCGGGCATGACATCGGCCGGCTCTACAACCTCGTCCCCTCCGGCTTCAAGGCACGGACAAGGCCCTCGCTGGGCAAGGCGACCGTCGCCGAGCTGGTCGCGACCCTGTCCGATCGAGACGCCTGGTGGCGCGAGACGGCCCAGCGACTCCTGATCGAGCGGCGCGATCCGGCGACGGTCGGGCTGCTGCGCGACGGGCTGGCGAAGGTGGGCACCCCGCTGGGGCTGGCCCATCGGCTCTGGACGCTCGACGCGCTGGGTGCTCTGACGGCGGCCGACGTCCGGCTGGCTGCGGGATCGGCATCGGCCGACCTCCGCGAGCAGGCCGCGCGGCTGGTGGCCGACCACCCCCAGATGGCCGTCGAGCTGGGCGAAGAGTTGTCCAGGCTGGCTGCTGACGCCGAGCCGATGGTGCGGTTCCAGACCGCCTTCGCGCTCTGGAAGGCGGTCGACGGCGTGGCCCTTCCGGCGCTGGCATCGATCGCCAGGGCGGCGGACGGCGATCGATGGGTGCGGGCGGCGGTGCTCAGTTCGGTGGGGGGGAGGCCGCTCGCCTTCCTCGACACGCTGAAGGGGTCCGACGGGTTCCTGGCCACGCCAGCCGGTCGGGCCTGGGTCGAGGAGGTGGCGGTGCTCTGCGGCATCGAGAACACCAAGTCGGATCTGGATGCCTTGCTGGCACGCTACGCCGGCAAGCAGGCCCCGGCGGGGCAGGCCGACGCGGTGGCGCTCGGGATCGGCCGCGGGTTGCAGCGGTCGGGGGGCTCGCTGCGGGCCTATCTCGACGGCGGCTCCCAGGCGCTTGCCGACCTGTTCGACGGCGCGGCCGGGGTGGTCAACTCCGAGGCCGGCGAGGCCGATCGCGTCCGCGCCATCAGGCTGCTGGCCCTTGGCTCGGTGAACCGCGCGGTCGAAACCCTGACCCCGCTGCTCGACGGCCGCCAGCCGACCTCGGTGCAGCTCGCGGCCTTGCAAGGGCTGGCGGGCTTGCCCGATGAGCGGGTCGCCGGGGCCGTGATCGGCCACTGGAAGTCGCTCAGCCCGGCGGTGCGTGGCGAGGCGATCGAGGTCCTCATCGCCCGGCCCGATCGGGTCAAGGCCCTGCTCGACGCCGTCGAGGCGTCCACCATCGCCGCCACCGATCTCGACGCCGCCAGGCGCAAGCAACTGCTCGCCTCGACCGACCCCGCCACTCGCGACCGCGCCGCCGCCTTGCTGGGCAAGGTCGTCAAGTCGGATCGCTCGAAGGTGGTCGCCGACTTCCTGCCGGCCCTGACCCTGACCTTTGACCGGGCCAAGGGCAAGGGGGTCTTCAAGGTGGCCTGCTCGACCTGCCACCGCGTCGAGGGGGTCGGGGCGGAGGTCGGCCCGAACCTGGCCACGGTGACCGGGCGTTCGGTCGAGGACCTGCTCGGTCACATCCT